From the genome of Pelobacter propionicus DSM 2379, one region includes:
- the metF gene encoding methylenetetrahydrofolate reductase [NAD(P)H]: MRIADLIATRSPFVSLEFFPPKERSEWPAFFQAVEQLAQVDPLFVSVTYGAGGSTQSDTLEIVSRLTRNLGLEAMAHLTCVGATPEAILEFLNQLSAAGVRNVLALRGDPPKDAPDNFLSCHSLQYASDLVAYIRSVHPELGLGVAGYPETHPQAKSPQSDLDFLRLKLDNGGDFVITQLFFDNTSYFDFVRRARDQGIEKPIIPGIIPVVSLKVIQRIVSLCGATIPARFLAELEQADRDGGAAAVREAGVAHARRQAEELLAGGAPGIHIYTLNRADVVLELTRGLIP, encoded by the coding sequence GTGCGTATAGCCGATCTGATAGCAACCAGAAGTCCGTTCGTTTCGCTGGAATTCTTTCCCCCCAAAGAAAGGTCCGAGTGGCCAGCGTTCTTTCAGGCCGTGGAGCAGCTGGCCCAGGTGGACCCGCTGTTCGTCTCGGTCACCTATGGAGCGGGAGGAAGCACCCAGAGCGACACCCTTGAGATCGTCAGCCGCCTCACCCGCAATCTGGGCCTGGAGGCCATGGCGCATCTGACCTGTGTCGGCGCGACCCCGGAGGCGATCCTGGAATTCCTGAACCAGCTGTCGGCAGCCGGCGTGCGCAACGTGCTGGCCCTGCGGGGAGACCCCCCCAAGGACGCTCCCGATAACTTCCTCTCCTGCCACAGCCTGCAGTACGCCTCCGACCTGGTCGCCTACATCCGCTCGGTGCACCCGGAACTTGGCCTGGGCGTGGCCGGCTACCCCGAGACCCACCCCCAGGCCAAGAGCCCCCAAAGCGACCTTGACTTTCTCAGGCTCAAGCTGGACAATGGCGGCGATTTCGTCATCACCCAGCTCTTCTTCGACAACACGAGCTACTTCGATTTCGTCCGCAGGGCGCGCGACCAGGGAATCGAGAAGCCGATCATCCCCGGCATCATCCCGGTGGTCAGCCTGAAGGTCATTCAGCGCATCGTATCGCTGTGCGGGGCGACCATCCCTGCCCGCTTTCTGGCTGAACTGGAGCAGGCGGACCGCGACGGCGGTGCCGCTGCCGTGCGTGAAGCGGGTGTGGCCCATGCCCGCCGCCAGGCTGAGGAGCTTCTGGCCGGCGGTGCGCCGGGCATACACATTTACACCCTGAACCGCGCCGATGTCGTCCTGGAGCTGACCAGGGGGCTTATCCCCTGA
- the mltG gene encoding endolytic transglycosylase MltG, with product MPAMIAPGRRTTRLIASLIGCCLLFLLAWYLVCLLIPVGRGRVVRVVSLPAGSGVAKLAQDLKQGGIIRSSWHFILVSRLRGQVQRLKAGEYRFNDAMTTTEILLKVVEGRVDFRRFTLPEGYSIYQAAELLERKGLLGRDDFLDACRDPLLLARLGIGTESVEGYLFPATYNLSRGESASQLVSRMTAQFEKNYAAMAGRAAGARSRHAVVTMASMIEKEAVSPIEKPLISSVFHNRLAMGMRLQSDPTAVYGVRAFGGTVSSADIRRPSPYNTYLNRGLPPGPIGNPGADALAAALHPAATPYLYFVARQDGTHHFSRTLDEHNRAVRRYLK from the coding sequence ATGCCGGCCATGATTGCACCCGGCCGCCGTACCACACGTTTGATTGCCTCGCTCATTGGCTGCTGCCTGCTCTTTCTGCTGGCCTGGTACCTGGTCTGCCTGCTGATACCCGTCGGCAGGGGCAGAGTGGTGCGGGTGGTGTCGTTGCCGGCGGGCAGCGGTGTCGCTAAACTGGCCCAGGATCTGAAGCAGGGCGGTATCATCCGCAGTTCCTGGCATTTCATCCTGGTCAGCCGTCTGCGGGGGCAGGTCCAGCGCCTGAAGGCAGGGGAGTACCGCTTCAACGATGCCATGACCACAACGGAGATACTGCTCAAGGTGGTGGAAGGTCGCGTCGATTTCCGGCGCTTCACCCTTCCCGAAGGGTATTCCATCTATCAGGCTGCCGAACTGCTGGAACGGAAGGGGCTTCTGGGGCGGGATGATTTTCTGGATGCCTGCCGTGATCCACTGTTACTGGCCAGGTTGGGCATCGGGACTGAGAGTGTGGAGGGGTACCTCTTTCCCGCCACCTACAACCTCTCCCGGGGGGAAAGCGCCAGCCAGCTGGTTTCCCGCATGACGGCCCAGTTCGAGAAAAACTACGCCGCCATGGCCGGCAGAGCCGCCGGAGCCAGATCCCGACACGCGGTGGTGACCATGGCCTCCATGATCGAGAAGGAGGCCGTATCCCCCATCGAGAAGCCGCTGATCTCCTCGGTCTTCCACAACCGTCTGGCCATGGGAATGCGCCTGCAGAGCGATCCAACGGCGGTGTACGGCGTGCGGGCCTTCGGCGGCACGGTGAGCAGTGCCGACATCCGTCGCCCCTCCCCCTACAATACCTACCTGAACCGGGGGCTGCCGCCCGGCCCCATCGGTAATCCGGGCGCCGATGCCTTGGCTGCCGCCCTCCATCCCGCGGCAACCCCGTACCTCTACTTTGTGGCACGCCAGGACGGCACCCACCATTTCTCCCGCACCCTGGACGAGCACAACCGCGCGGTCCGGCGGTATCTTAAATAG
- a CDS encoding metallophosphoesterase, protein MSLFLITFLSLYGGMHLYAYVRIQRAFRPGRRVLFTLRCLMMLGTGAPFLVRICEQCGLERTTQALAWSGYCWMGFIFILVSTLIPLDLLRLAFSRLSLTVSGFLSPCRSCELALLCALAVSCYGFYEARQIRTERITISNSKIPPSVKRIRIVQLSDVHLGLIVREARLSRMLRVVGELRPDILVSTGDLIDGRLSRREGSAGFSDLEAMLRQVPAPWGKFAVSGNHEYYAGLEHSLEVTKASGFRVLRNEAVVLPIGLVISGCDDAAWKRMSLPPPRLDETALLRALPRDRFRLHLKHRPRVDPRNEGLFDLQLSGHTHKGQIFPFYLLTKLSFPIPSGTTQLNNGSMIHVSRGSGTWGPPIRFLAPPEITVIDIVPARRGATTLP, encoded by the coding sequence GTGTCCCTCTTCCTGATCACCTTCCTCTCCCTCTACGGAGGGATGCATCTGTATGCGTATGTGCGCATCCAGCGCGCCTTCAGACCCGGCCGCAGGGTCCTGTTCACCCTGCGCTGCCTGATGATGCTGGGAACCGGCGCGCCGTTCCTGGTACGCATCTGCGAACAGTGCGGGCTGGAGAGGACAACCCAGGCCCTTGCCTGGAGCGGCTATTGCTGGATGGGGTTCATCTTTATCCTGGTCTCGACGCTGATCCCCCTGGACCTGCTGCGTCTGGCCTTCTCCCGTTTGTCCCTGACCGTTTCCGGTTTCCTGAGCCCTTGCCGTTCATGCGAACTCGCCCTGCTGTGTGCCCTGGCTGTCTCCTGCTACGGCTTCTACGAGGCACGGCAGATCAGGACCGAGCGGATCACCATCTCCAATTCAAAGATTCCCCCCTCTGTCAAGCGGATCAGGATCGTACAGCTCTCCGACGTACACCTGGGTCTGATCGTCCGCGAAGCGCGGCTCAGTCGCATGCTGCGCGTCGTGGGCGAACTGCGACCGGACATCCTGGTCTCCACCGGCGACCTGATAGACGGACGCCTGTCGCGGCGGGAGGGGAGCGCAGGCTTTAGCGACCTGGAAGCCATGCTGCGTCAGGTTCCTGCCCCATGGGGAAAGTTCGCCGTCAGCGGCAACCACGAGTACTACGCCGGCCTGGAGCACTCCCTGGAGGTAACAAAGGCGTCCGGATTCCGCGTGCTGCGTAACGAGGCGGTTGTACTGCCTATCGGCCTGGTCATCAGCGGTTGTGACGACGCGGCCTGGAAGCGTATGTCCCTGCCGCCGCCCCGCCTGGACGAGACGGCTCTGCTCAGGGCGCTCCCCCGTGACCGCTTCCGCCTGCACCTCAAGCACCGGCCGCGGGTCGATCCGCGAAACGAGGGGTTGTTCGACCTGCAACTCTCCGGCCACACCCACAAGGGGCAGATCTTCCCCTTCTACCTGCTGACCAAGCTCAGCTTCCCGATCCCCAGCGGTACGACACAGCTCAACAACGGCTCCATGATCCACGTCAGCCGCGGCAGCGGCACTTGGGGGCCACCGATCCGCTTCCTGGCGCCGCCGGAGATAACCGTCATCGACATCGTTCCGGCCAGACGGGGCGCTACCACTTTGCCCTGA
- a CDS encoding ribonuclease HII, whose amino-acid sequence MSPMQQRELFSSPPIDLLFFEQQALKQGHRVIAGIDEAGRGALCGPVVAAAVILPTGMAIPGVDDSKKLSPRTREQLFDEIMARALSVGIGIGTPQLIDRINILQATRHAMAEAVDILAPRPDMLLIDGISTIDVPLPQKTITKGDSRSLTIAAASIIAKVSRDRMLTELDLLHPGYGFASHKGYGCASHMEAIRRLGPSPVHRLTFRGVREHVTCPSS is encoded by the coding sequence ATGTCACCCATGCAACAGCGCGAACTCTTCAGCTCGCCCCCCATTGACCTGCTGTTCTTCGAGCAGCAGGCTCTTAAACAGGGGCACAGGGTCATAGCGGGAATCGACGAAGCCGGCAGGGGCGCGCTCTGCGGTCCGGTGGTGGCAGCGGCCGTGATTCTTCCCACAGGTATGGCCATTCCGGGCGTGGATGACTCCAAGAAGCTCTCGCCCCGCACACGCGAGCAGCTTTTCGACGAGATAATGGCTCGGGCGCTTTCCGTCGGCATCGGTATCGGCACGCCCCAATTGATCGATCGCATCAATATTCTCCAGGCCACGCGCCATGCCATGGCGGAGGCCGTAGACATTCTTGCCCCGCGACCGGACATGCTGCTGATCGACGGCATCAGTACCATCGACGTCCCGCTCCCCCAGAAGACCATCACCAAGGGGGATTCGCGCTCCCTCACCATCGCGGCAGCATCCATCATCGCCAAGGTCAGCCGTGACCGCATGCTGACCGAACTGGACCTACTGCATCCCGGCTACGGCTTCGCCAGCCACAAGGGGTACGGCTGCGCCTCGCACATGGAGGCCATCCGCCGGCTGGGCCCGTCCCCGGTCCACCGTCTGACCTTCCGGGGCGTACGGGAGCACGTGACGTGTCCCTCTTCCTGA
- the rplS gene encoding 50S ribosomal protein L19 gives MNTIDFLEFEQMKKNVAPFKVGDTVKVQVKIVEGDKQRIQAYQGVVISRQNGGIRESFTVRKISNGIGVERIFPLHSPILETVEIVTRGHVRRAKLYYLRKLRGKAARIREKKYVPIAK, from the coding sequence ATGAATACCATTGATTTTCTGGAATTTGAACAGATGAAGAAGAACGTCGCACCGTTCAAGGTCGGCGACACCGTCAAGGTGCAGGTCAAAATCGTCGAAGGCGATAAGCAGCGCATCCAGGCCTACCAGGGCGTGGTCATATCCCGCCAGAACGGCGGCATCCGCGAATCGTTCACCGTCCGCAAGATATCCAACGGCATCGGCGTCGAGAGGATTTTCCCGCTCCACTCCCCCATTCTGGAGACTGTCGAAATCGTGACCCGCGGCCACGTACGCCGCGCCAAACTGTACTATCTGCGCAAACTGCGCGGCAAGGCAGCCAGGATCCGCGAGAAGAAATACGTACCCATCGCCAAGTAG
- a CDS encoding RNA methyltransferase has protein sequence MAQPSANLAIALLHHPVYNKRRELVTTALTNLDLHDIARSSRTFGLSRFYIVTPSLEQRRLAERITGHWQEGWGATYNPDRREALSIVRICATLQQAVAEYQTGFNAPVRTVITGAAQRSNSIDWTSLRQRLDEQQNPHLLLLGTGWGLTEECFQAADFILEPISGAGSYNHLSVRSAAAILLDRLMGSR, from the coding sequence ATGGCTCAGCCGTCCGCTAATCTGGCTATAGCCCTGTTGCACCACCCGGTGTACAACAAGAGGCGCGAACTGGTCACCACGGCGCTGACCAATCTGGACCTGCACGACATCGCCCGATCCAGCAGGACATTCGGCCTGAGCAGGTTCTACATCGTGACCCCCTCTCTGGAGCAGCGCCGCCTGGCGGAGCGCATAACCGGGCACTGGCAGGAGGGATGGGGGGCGACATACAACCCCGACCGCCGGGAGGCCCTCTCCATCGTCAGGATCTGTGCGACGCTGCAACAGGCGGTTGCCGAGTATCAGACAGGCTTCAACGCGCCGGTGCGCACCGTGATCACCGGCGCGGCGCAGCGTTCAAACAGCATCGACTGGACAAGCCTTCGCCAAAGGCTGGATGAACAGCAAAACCCGCACCTGCTGCTTCTGGGAACCGGATGGGGCCTGACCGAGGAGTGCTTCCAGGCTGCTGATTTCATACTGGAGCCCATTTCTGGGGCAGGCAGTTACAATCATCTCTCCGTCCGTTCGGCAGCGGCAATTCTGCTGGACCGGCTGATGGGATCACGATAG
- the trmD gene encoding tRNA (guanosine(37)-N1)-methyltransferase TrmD: protein MIFDILTLFPGMFRGPFDESIIRRAREKQLIDISLHNIRDYALDRHQVTDDAPYGGGAGMVMKVEPLSACIQAVKTLRPASTVVMTSPQGRPLSHGVAQELSRRQGMIIICGRYEGVDERIRDLYVEDDISLGDFVLSGGEIAAMAIVDAVTRLIPGALGCDESAATDSFCDGLLEYPQYTRPPEFMGLSVPEILLSGNHELIRKWRRAQSLGKTARLRPDLLAKVALNDEDRRLLKGLEQEHGSAVR from the coding sequence ATGATTTTCGACATACTGACCCTCTTTCCCGGCATGTTCCGCGGCCCCTTCGACGAGAGCATCATCAGGCGGGCCAGGGAAAAACAGCTCATTGACATCAGCCTGCACAACATCCGTGACTATGCCCTGGATCGGCACCAGGTAACGGACGATGCTCCCTACGGAGGGGGCGCCGGCATGGTGATGAAGGTTGAACCGCTCTCCGCCTGCATCCAGGCCGTGAAGACTCTTCGCCCCGCATCCACCGTGGTGATGACCTCCCCCCAGGGGCGCCCCCTCAGTCATGGGGTTGCCCAGGAACTAAGCCGGCGTCAGGGAATGATTATCATCTGCGGACGCTACGAGGGGGTTGACGAACGCATCCGTGACCTGTACGTGGAAGACGACATCTCCCTGGGAGACTTTGTCCTCTCCGGCGGAGAAATCGCCGCCATGGCCATCGTGGACGCGGTCACGCGCCTGATTCCGGGCGCGCTGGGGTGCGACGAATCGGCTGCGACCGACTCGTTCTGCGACGGTCTCCTGGAATATCCACAGTATACGCGGCCGCCTGAGTTCATGGGGTTGTCGGTGCCGGAGATACTGCTGTCGGGAAATCACGAGCTGATCAGGAAGTGGCGGCGCGCGCAATCCCTGGGGAAGACTGCCAGATTGCGGCCAGACCTGCTTGCCAAAGTCGCGCTTAATGACGAGGACCGCAGGCTTCTTAAGGGACTGGAACAAGAACATGGCTCAGCCGTCCGCTAA
- the rimM gene encoding ribosome maturation factor RimM (Essential for efficient processing of 16S rRNA), translated as MIDSESLIPVGKLVATHGIRGMLKLHSYSGSVESLCTCDSVILRSRDGALNRFEPKPVLPRPGKFLIGFKGVDHIDQAQTLVGSEICLRRDQLPEPEEDEYYWCDLIGLEVATVEGMALGVLEEIFKAGSSDIYVVRGAGREYLIPAIADVIHSVDLEMGRMLITPLEGLLDL; from the coding sequence ATGATTGATTCCGAATCCTTGATTCCCGTGGGCAAGCTCGTCGCTACCCACGGGATCAGGGGAATGCTGAAGTTACACTCCTATTCGGGCAGCGTGGAGAGCCTGTGCACCTGTGACAGCGTCATCCTCAGATCCCGTGACGGAGCGCTGAACCGGTTCGAGCCAAAACCTGTCCTTCCCCGCCCGGGAAAGTTCCTGATCGGCTTCAAGGGAGTGGACCATATTGACCAGGCCCAGACGCTGGTGGGAAGTGAGATCTGCCTGCGGCGGGACCAGCTGCCCGAACCGGAAGAAGACGAGTATTACTGGTGTGACCTGATAGGACTCGAGGTCGCGACAGTGGAAGGCATGGCGCTGGGCGTTCTCGAGGAGATATTCAAAGCCGGCAGCAGCGACATCTATGTAGTCAGGGGCGCTGGGCGCGAATACTTGATCCCGGCCATAGCCGATGTGATCCACAGTGTCGATCTGGAGATGGGCCGGATGCTGATCACCCCGCTGGAAGGCCTGCTGGATCTATGA
- a CDS encoding KH domain-containing protein, whose translation MKALVETIAKSLVDDPNQVQAAEEMEEDTLVIKLTVAKEDMGRIIGKEGRTAKAIRTILNAVSTKDNKKAILKIVE comes from the coding sequence ATGAAAGCACTTGTTGAAACCATTGCCAAGTCACTCGTCGATGACCCCAATCAGGTCCAGGCTGCTGAAGAGATGGAAGAGGATACGCTGGTCATCAAGCTGACGGTTGCAAAAGAGGATATGGGGCGAATTATCGGCAAGGAAGGGCGCACGGCCAAGGCCATCCGCACCATACTGAACGCGGTTTCCACCAAGGATAACAAGAAGGCTATCCTCAAGATCGTTGAATAG
- the rpsP gene encoding 30S ribosomal protein S16: MATKIRLARAGAKKRPFYQVVVADERSRRDGRFIENMGTYDPTKNPAVFKLNEEKILAWLSKGAQPTDTVRQLLKKAGILDKATA; this comes from the coding sequence ATGGCAACAAAGATCAGGCTTGCACGCGCAGGCGCAAAGAAGAGACCGTTTTACCAGGTAGTAGTCGCCGACGAGCGCAGCCGCAGGGATGGACGCTTCATCGAAAACATGGGCACCTATGACCCGACCAAAAACCCTGCTGTGTTCAAGCTGAACGAGGAAAAGATCCTGGCATGGCTCAGCAAGGGCGCACAGCCCACCGATACCGTACGGCAACTGCTCAAGAAGGCCGGCATCCTGGACAAGGCAACGGCTTAA
- the ffh gene encoding signal recognition particle protein, with the protein MFDSLSEKLESVFKKLRGQGVMTEDNIKEALREVRLALLEADVNFKVVKDFVESVRAKAVGTEVLQSLSPGQQVVKIVNDELVAIMGGHEDNSINLAAKPPVSLMMVGLQGAGKTTTCGKLALHLRGRKRRPLLVPADVYRPAAIDQLKIVGKQLGVAVFDSSADQKPVDICSAAMKFAELNGFDTVILDTAGRHQIDDFLMGELAEINETIRPAEILFVADAMTGQEAVNVAAGFNDRLGITGVILTKMDGDAKGGAALSIKAVTGKPVKFVGMGEKLDALEVFHADRLVSRILGMGDVLTLVEKAQSVFDEKDAERLKQKLKKNQFDLEDFLAQLQQIRKMGSLESIMGMIPGMGKMMKQMQGAQPSDKEINRIEAIIRSMTPGERANHSIINGSRRLRIAKGSGTSVPEVNQLLKRFTEAQKVVKQLQKLGPKGLLKGMGGLGKGRLPFG; encoded by the coding sequence ATGTTCGACAGCCTCTCAGAAAAACTCGAATCGGTATTCAAAAAGCTCCGCGGCCAGGGAGTGATGACCGAGGACAATATCAAGGAAGCGCTGCGCGAAGTGCGCTTGGCGCTGCTTGAGGCGGACGTCAACTTCAAGGTCGTCAAGGATTTCGTCGAGAGCGTCCGCGCCAAGGCCGTCGGCACCGAGGTGCTGCAGAGCCTCTCACCTGGCCAACAGGTGGTCAAGATCGTCAACGATGAACTGGTGGCGATCATGGGCGGACACGAGGACAACAGCATCAACCTGGCGGCAAAGCCGCCGGTTTCCCTGATGATGGTCGGCCTGCAGGGGGCCGGTAAGACCACCACCTGCGGGAAACTTGCCCTGCATCTGCGGGGCAGGAAGCGCAGGCCGTTGCTGGTTCCGGCCGACGTCTACCGCCCCGCTGCAATTGACCAGCTCAAGATCGTCGGCAAGCAACTGGGGGTCGCGGTATTCGACTCTTCGGCCGACCAGAAGCCGGTGGACATCTGCAGCGCTGCCATGAAGTTCGCCGAACTGAACGGCTTCGACACCGTCATCCTGGATACCGCCGGACGCCATCAGATCGACGATTTCCTGATGGGTGAACTGGCGGAGATCAACGAAACCATACGCCCCGCAGAGATCCTCTTCGTGGCCGACGCCATGACCGGGCAGGAAGCGGTCAATGTGGCTGCCGGCTTCAACGATCGTCTCGGCATCACCGGCGTCATCCTGACCAAGATGGACGGCGACGCCAAGGGGGGAGCGGCGCTCTCCATCAAGGCGGTTACGGGAAAACCGGTCAAATTCGTGGGCATGGGCGAGAAGCTGGACGCCCTGGAGGTGTTCCACGCCGACCGCCTCGTGTCGCGCATCCTGGGAATGGGCGACGTCCTGACCCTGGTGGAGAAGGCCCAGTCGGTCTTTGACGAGAAGGATGCCGAACGGCTCAAACAGAAGCTGAAGAAAAACCAGTTCGACCTGGAGGACTTCCTCGCCCAGCTCCAGCAGATACGCAAGATGGGTTCCCTGGAGTCTATCATGGGCATGATTCCGGGCATGGGCAAGATGATGAAGCAGATGCAGGGCGCCCAGCCCAGCGACAAAGAGATCAACCGCATCGAGGCCATCATTCGCTCCATGACACCGGGTGAGCGGGCAAACCACAGCATAATCAACGGCAGCCGCCGTCTGCGCATCGCCAAGGGGAGCGGCACCAGCGTCCCGGAGGTCAACCAACTGCTGAAACGGTTCACCGAGGCGCAGAAGGTGGTCAAGCAGTTGCAGAAGCTCGGTCCCAAGGGGCTCCTCAAGGGGATGGGCGGACTCGGAAAGGGAAGACTTCCCTTTGGCTAA
- a CDS encoding DUF3343 domain-containing protein: protein MNNRLMLQEGHLLAVFNSAHRVMKAESRLKALGLAILLIPAPRQLQTDCGLAIRFTEEERADIMAALERENLLPEFISRREEERFVTIWNLTEDGAASHGTP, encoded by the coding sequence ATGAACAACCGACTGATGCTTCAGGAAGGACACCTGCTGGCTGTGTTCAACTCGGCCCACCGGGTGATGAAAGCCGAGAGCAGGCTGAAGGCGCTAGGGCTAGCGATCCTGCTCATTCCGGCACCGCGTCAATTACAGACTGATTGCGGACTGGCAATCCGCTTCACCGAGGAGGAGCGGGCCGACATCATGGCCGCACTGGAACGGGAGAATTTACTGCCTGAATTCATCTCCCGCCGTGAGGAGGAGCGGTTCGTCACCATCTGGAATCTTACCGAGGACGGCGCAGCGTCCCACGGGACGCCGTGA
- a CDS encoding DUF721 domain-containing protein: MKRKRPRMAFPRPMADLLQEGVAIAGLAGRLRDVEIWRHWPEVVGPVVASRSQPLRIINGTLTVVVSSGPWMQELSFLKGVMKEKLNERLGAEVVREIVLRSGKVAVAEPAPVEEPPRRKPLTPQEEEFIAKQSTAIEDPETREAFAALMRASFESGTEKRQ, translated from the coding sequence GTGAAGAGGAAGCGGCCGCGCATGGCCTTTCCCCGGCCGATGGCGGATCTTCTCCAGGAGGGGGTTGCCATTGCCGGGCTGGCCGGGAGGTTGCGGGATGTGGAAATCTGGCGGCACTGGCCCGAGGTGGTCGGCCCCGTGGTGGCCAGCAGGTCCCAGCCGCTGCGCATCATCAATGGCACCCTCACCGTGGTGGTTTCCAGCGGGCCGTGGATGCAGGAATTGAGCTTCCTCAAGGGAGTGATGAAGGAAAAACTGAATGAACGCCTGGGGGCGGAGGTGGTCAGGGAGATCGTCCTCAGGTCCGGCAAGGTTGCTGTCGCCGAGCCCGCCCCGGTTGAGGAACCGCCCCGCAGGAAGCCGCTTACGCCTCAGGAGGAAGAGTTCATCGCCAAGCAGTCCACCGCGATAGAGGATCCCGAAACCAGGGAGGCGTTTGCCGCCCTGATGAGGGCCAGTTTTGAGAGCGGTACGGAAAAGCGGCAGTGA
- a CDS encoding flavodoxin family protein has product MKVYAINGSPRKNWNTALLLEHALSGAASQGAETELIHLYDLSYKGCISCFACKLKGGKSYGKCAMKDGLTPVLEKLAHADAFILGSPIYFGTVTGEMRSFMERLLFQYLAYTRPPSTIFERKVPTAFIYTMNVSEEIMKEYNYPVHLGMNENYLTRIFGQGETLCSFETLQFEDYDKVVFNYFNPEERRQRRINVFPEDCRKASELGARLARSARP; this is encoded by the coding sequence ATGAAAGTATATGCAATCAACGGCAGCCCGAGAAAAAACTGGAATACGGCACTGTTGCTCGAACATGCCCTGTCAGGAGCCGCGTCCCAGGGGGCGGAAACGGAACTCATCCATCTCTACGATCTCAGCTACAAGGGGTGCATCAGCTGCTTTGCCTGCAAGCTGAAGGGAGGAAAAAGTTACGGCAAATGCGCGATGAAGGACGGACTTACCCCTGTGCTTGAGAAACTGGCACATGCAGACGCGTTTATCCTGGGTTCACCGATTTACTTCGGCACGGTGACAGGGGAGATGCGATCATTCATGGAGCGGTTGCTTTTCCAGTATCTGGCGTACACCAGGCCACCGAGTACAATTTTTGAGCGAAAGGTTCCGACGGCTTTCATCTACACCATGAATGTCTCGGAAGAGATAATGAAGGAATACAACTATCCTGTGCATTTGGGGATGAACGAAAACTACCTGACCAGGATATTCGGACAGGGCGAAACGCTCTGTTCCTTTGAAACGCTCCAGTTCGAGGATTACGACAAGGTCGTGTTCAATTACTTCAATCCTGAAGAGCGCAGGCAGCGCCGCATCAACGTATTTCCGGAAGATTGTCGAAAAGCTTCCGAGCTGGGGGCCAGATTGGCACGTTCAGCGAGGCCGTAA
- a CDS encoding alkene reductase yields the protein MPTLFDPITVGALRLPNRIIMAPMTRARASADTRVPLPMMAEYYSQRATAGLIISEATVVDRMGVGYEATPGIWSHEQVEGWKSVTKAVHDAGGRIFLQLWHVGRISDPSFLGGKPPVSASAIAAKGHVSLLRPKRPYPVPHALELHKIPQIIAAYRNGAINAKTACFDGVEIHGANGYLLDQFLQDSTNRRTDAYGGSRENRARLMLEVTDAVVEVWGAGRVGMHLAPRADFHDMGDSDRLATFTYVARELGKRGLAFICAREARLEDSIGPLIREAFGGAYIANESFTRETAEQALADGVADAVAFGKAFIANPDLVARFAANAPLNAWDDKTFYVGGAKGYIDYTTLPHAI from the coding sequence ATGCCAACATTATTCGATCCCATTACAGTTGGCGCTCTGCGCCTGCCCAACCGAATTATCATGGCGCCCATGACGCGAGCACGTGCCTCTGCCGACACTCGTGTTCCCCTGCCAATGATGGCGGAGTATTACTCCCAGCGTGCCACCGCTGGTTTAATTATTTCTGAGGCCACTGTGGTTGACCGCATGGGTGTGGGTTATGAAGCAACTCCGGGCATCTGGTCGCACGAACAAGTCGAGGGATGGAAGTCTGTTACCAAGGCCGTTCATGATGCTGGGGGACGCATCTTCCTTCAGCTTTGGCATGTGGGGCGGATTTCCGATCCCAGCTTCCTGGGCGGCAAGCCACCAGTCTCGGCCAGTGCCATTGCGGCCAAGGGGCATGTTAGTCTTCTACGTCCAAAACGACCATATCCAGTGCCGCATGCGCTGGAACTGCACAAAATACCGCAAATCATTGCCGCCTACCGCAATGGTGCGATCAATGCAAAAACCGCCTGTTTTGACGGTGTGGAGATCCACGGAGCTAACGGCTATCTGCTAGACCAGTTCCTGCAGGATAGTACGAATAGGCGAACGGATGCATACGGTGGCTCACGGGAGAACCGGGCGCGCCTGATGCTTGAGGTTACCGATGCCGTCGTTGAGGTCTGGGGAGCTGGGCGGGTAGGCATGCATCTCGCTCCGCGAGCGGACTTTCATGACATGGGTGATTCCGACCGTCTTGCCACCTTCACGTATGTGGCGCGCGAGCTCGGTAAACGTGGTCTTGCTTTCATCTGCGCCCGCGAGGCACGCCTCGAAGACAGCATTGGTCCCCTCATACGGGAAGCATTCGGAGGTGCATATATCGCCAACGAGAGCTTCACCCGCGAAACAGCCGAGCAGGCACTGGCGGATGGAGTTGCCGATGCCGTTGCTTTCGGCAAGGCGTTCATCGCCAATCCCGACCTGGTTGCCCGGTTCGCCGCGAATGCCCCTTTGAACGCCTGGGATGACAAGACGTTTTACGTCGGCGGTGCCAAGGGCTACATTGATTACACGACGTTACCTCATGCTATTTGA